A single genomic interval of Nonomuraea rubra harbors:
- a CDS encoding sensor histidine kinase translates to MRRRPGLASLDDLVSRHRAAGLKVTLNVSGSPRDLGGPADQAAYRIQQEALTNAARHGDGCARVELVFGEAAVEMTVLNGVPADAVRRHGGGHGLIGMRERATLMGGSLDVDRAENAFRVRARIPCGGHRP, encoded by the coding sequence ATGAGGCGCCGCCCGGGGCTCGCCTCGCTCGACGACCTGGTCTCGCGTCACCGCGCCGCGGGGCTGAAGGTCACGCTGAACGTTTCCGGGTCTCCGCGAGACCTCGGCGGCCCGGCGGATCAGGCCGCGTATCGGATCCAGCAGGAGGCGCTGACGAACGCGGCCCGCCACGGAGACGGCTGCGCCCGGGTCGAGCTGGTCTTCGGTGAGGCCGCCGTGGAGATGACCGTCCTCAACGGGGTGCCCGCGGACGCCGTTCGACGCCATGGTGGCGGGCACGGCCTGATCGGCATGCGGGAACGCGCGACGCTGATGGGAGGTAGCCTCGACGTCGACCGCGCCGAGAACGCCTTCCGCGTCCGCGCCCGCATCCCCTGCGGAGGCCACCGCCCATGA
- a CDS encoding response regulator transcription factor, with protein sequence MTRRVIDRMARQPAPDLADQALPAGLTPREREVLELVARGLSNREIAAALVVEESTIRTHVKRLFMKLGLRDRVQVVIFAYENGLNRAQ encoded by the coding sequence GTGACGCGGCGGGTGATCGACCGCATGGCCCGGCAGCCGGCGCCGGACCTCGCCGACCAGGCTCTGCCGGCCGGGTTGACCCCGCGCGAGCGAGAGGTCCTCGAGCTGGTTGCCCGTGGCCTGTCGAACCGCGAGATCGCCGCGGCCCTGGTCGTCGAGGAGTCGACGATCAGAACCCACGTCAAGAGGCTGTTCATGAAGCTCGGTCTGCGCGATCGCGTCCAGGTGGTGATCTTCGCTTATGAGAACGGCCTGAACCGAGCACAGTGA
- a CDS encoding NADH-quinone oxidoreductase subunit A: MAPWMALLGLITLLLAVVLTVYLATRLSALPGTTQVMPFLSGGHPREHALSRFHVRWYAVTLVFLAFDMEMIFMFPWALVVAEVGAMAVAEMFIFLALLLVGVVYAWREGAFRWA; this comes from the coding sequence ATGGCACCCTGGATGGCCCTGCTGGGCCTCATCACCCTGTTGCTGGCGGTGGTGCTCACCGTTTACCTGGCCACCAGGCTCTCCGCCCTTCCAGGCACAACGCAGGTCATGCCGTTCCTGTCGGGCGGACACCCCCGGGAGCACGCACTGTCCCGTTTCCATGTGCGCTGGTACGCGGTAACGCTGGTCTTCCTGGCCTTCGACATGGAGATGATCTTCATGTTTCCCTGGGCGCTCGTCGTCGCCGAGGTCGGCGCGATGGCTGTCGCGGAGATGTTCATCTTTCTCGCCCTTCTCCTGGTAGGCGTGGTGTACGCCTGGCGCGAAGGCGCGTTCCGGTGGGCCTGA
- a CDS encoding complex I subunit 1 family protein, giving the protein MADDTPLWTLAAYPVVLGAFVLATAAFDGGSPLPRLARLLVGQRRRTLLPDVLLMRIGAISLLTAAVLAGAVLPLGEVALLDLDVGVVWFNAMEVCAWGALWLTGWSANSVYPLVGGYRFVSQGLAYELPHMFALITVAVGAGSLRVADAVQAQQGLWFVVWMPVAFVVYLVSALAMAFWGPMSQPLGPDIAGGVTAELAGADRLVFQAGRYALLVVAAGAAVPLFLGGGAGPLLPAWGWVAVKTAAVLGVLLWARHRFPAIRMDRFMQVSWVVLIPLVLVQLLVVSIVVM; this is encoded by the coding sequence ATGGCTGACGACACACCGCTCTGGACGCTGGCCGCCTATCCCGTCGTGCTGGGCGCGTTCGTGCTGGCCACGGCGGCCTTCGACGGCGGTAGCCCTCTCCCCAGGCTGGCCAGGCTGCTGGTGGGGCAGCGCCGCCGTACGCTGCTCCCCGACGTCCTGCTGATGAGGATCGGCGCGATCAGCCTGCTGACGGCGGCGGTCCTGGCCGGGGCCGTCCTGCCGCTGGGCGAGGTCGCGTTGCTGGATCTGGACGTCGGCGTCGTCTGGTTCAACGCCATGGAGGTGTGTGCCTGGGGCGCGCTCTGGCTCACCGGCTGGAGTGCGAACTCGGTCTATCCGCTGGTGGGCGGCTACCGGTTCGTGTCACAGGGGCTCGCGTACGAGCTCCCGCACATGTTCGCGCTGATCACTGTGGCGGTCGGCGCGGGATCGCTGCGCGTGGCCGATGCGGTGCAGGCCCAGCAGGGGCTGTGGTTCGTGGTGTGGATGCCGGTGGCCTTCGTCGTCTATCTCGTATCGGCGCTGGCCATGGCGTTCTGGGGGCCGATGAGCCAGCCCCTCGGCCCGGACATCGCCGGCGGGGTCACGGCCGAGCTGGCCGGAGCCGACCGGCTGGTCTTCCAGGCGGGCCGATATGCCCTGCTCGTCGTCGCCGCGGGGGCCGCCGTGCCGTTGTTCCTCGGCGGTGGCGCCGGTCCCCTGCTTCCGGCCTGGGGCTGGGTGGCGGTCAAGACCGCCGCCGTGCTCGGTGTCCTGCTCTGGGCGCGGCACCGGTTCCCCGCGATCAGGATGGACCGCTTCATGCAGGTGTCGTGGGTGGTGCTGATTCCTCTCGTTCTCGTGCAACTGCTGGTCGTCTCGATCGTGGTGATGTGA
- a CDS encoding NADH-quinone oxidoreductase subunit J, with protein sequence MDVAFWVLAVVAAAAGVAVFVVDSMARATFALLASLLAVGGIFLLLDLHYLGVLIVLMMVMEMLVMAVFMIMYMMNPAGLMPMTMVHNHRGAIVIAGAVFVLLAAGALLTPWPHRRGAPPADPTHALGLSIMGPKMLVMMVIGVAILATMIATVVLATHRGRYDADRGHGS encoded by the coding sequence ATGGACGTCGCCTTCTGGGTGCTGGCGGTCGTCGCGGCGGCCGCCGGCGTGGCCGTGTTCGTCGTGGATTCCATGGCGCGGGCGACCTTCGCCCTGCTCGCGTCGCTGCTGGCGGTGGGCGGGATCTTCCTTCTGCTGGACCTGCACTACCTGGGAGTGCTGATCGTTTTGATGATGGTCATGGAGATGCTCGTCATGGCCGTCTTCATGATCATGTACATGATGAACCCGGCCGGCCTCATGCCGATGACCATGGTGCACAACCACCGCGGCGCCATCGTCATCGCCGGGGCGGTGTTCGTCCTGCTGGCCGCCGGGGCGCTGCTCACGCCATGGCCGCACAGGAGGGGTGCGCCCCCGGCGGATCCGACGCACGCGCTCGGGCTGTCCATCATGGGCCCGAAGATGCTGGTGATGATGGTGATCGGTGTCGCGATCCTGGCCACGATGATCGCCACGGTGGTGCTCGCCACGCACCGGGGCCGCTACGACGCCGATCGGGGGCATGGCTCATGA
- the nuoK gene encoding NADH-quinone oxidoreductase subunit NuoK: MTLQALLVLAAALFAVGLYGALSQQSIVMLMMGLELMINGLIVAGGAFWYFLSPQTPDGQVLVLVAVTVMALEMAMGFAVVTALFRARDVDMTDDASDLQG, from the coding sequence ATGACGTTGCAGGCACTGCTCGTCCTGGCGGCGGCGCTCTTCGCGGTCGGCCTGTACGGCGCGCTCTCCCAGCAGTCGATCGTCATGCTGATGATGGGCCTGGAGCTGATGATCAACGGGCTGATCGTCGCGGGCGGGGCCTTCTGGTACTTCCTCAGCCCGCAGACTCCGGACGGCCAGGTTCTGGTGCTCGTGGCGGTCACCGTGATGGCGCTGGAGATGGCGATGGGCTTCGCCGTGGTCACCGCCCTCTTCCGAGCCCGAGACGTCGACATGACCGACGACGCCTCGGATCTGCAGGGATGA
- a CDS encoding proton-conducting transporter membrane subunit, whose protein sequence is MTALAWLLPVLPMACGALLLVVRWRPAMVSVTVAVVTLVLAVLAAVARPSARTTLVSGIDSGVSVDGLSAVMVVTVAAVALAVLVFAAGEIGHPRFHGFMLIFVGAMLLTVTATDLLLLLMAWEVMGAMSYALIGFWWREPWRVRSADVAFVTTRAGDLGLYVAAGAALLGGQSLALAELAGSPWLDLVAAGVVLAALGKSAQLPFSFWLSRAMAGPSPVSALLHSATMVAAGAYLLLRLQPLLAATGWAATLVAWAGALTALLLGGVALAQRDLKQLLAASTCAQLGFMVMAAGLGAVAGGAAHLVAHAAVKSLLFLGAGAWLFSLGTESLDELRGAARRHRLVGVTFAVGALALAGVPPLSLWLTKDAVLASTDSLALFVVSLGAALLASAYAAKALIAVWRAGGPAQPDARALSARQLMPLPALAAGAAVLGVVVTPWSFGAWSQLVGGPVRPGPSGGELALSGALSLAIVIAMTRRTHWQAARPWSRWLHLETVAVALVWRPLMWTASAVAWFDDRVVAGAVRAAGGLVMAASRVVMKPFETCADGVVAGVAAVAARLARLVRRPQTGQIHTYFAQAVAVLIVLALIIVLMG, encoded by the coding sequence ATGACCGCACTGGCGTGGCTGCTGCCCGTGCTGCCGATGGCCTGCGGTGCCCTGCTGCTCGTGGTGCGGTGGCGCCCTGCCATGGTGTCGGTGACCGTGGCGGTCGTGACGCTGGTGCTCGCCGTGCTGGCCGCGGTGGCGCGCCCCTCGGCGCGTACGACGCTGGTCTCCGGCATCGACTCGGGCGTGTCGGTGGACGGCCTGTCGGCGGTGATGGTGGTCACGGTGGCGGCGGTGGCCCTGGCGGTGCTCGTCTTCGCCGCGGGAGAGATCGGCCACCCTCGCTTCCACGGCTTCATGCTGATCTTCGTCGGGGCCATGCTGCTGACGGTCACGGCCACGGATCTTCTCCTGCTGCTGATGGCATGGGAGGTCATGGGCGCGATGTCGTACGCGCTGATCGGCTTCTGGTGGCGGGAGCCCTGGCGGGTGCGCTCGGCTGATGTCGCCTTCGTGACCACCAGGGCGGGAGACCTGGGCCTGTATGTCGCGGCGGGTGCCGCGCTGCTTGGCGGCCAGTCGCTGGCGCTGGCCGAGCTGGCCGGCTCCCCCTGGCTCGACCTGGTCGCGGCAGGGGTCGTGCTGGCAGCGCTGGGCAAGTCGGCCCAGCTGCCCTTCTCCTTCTGGCTCTCCAGGGCGATGGCCGGCCCCAGCCCTGTCTCGGCCCTGCTGCACTCGGCGACGATGGTCGCCGCCGGGGCGTACCTGCTCCTGCGGCTGCAGCCGCTCCTGGCAGCCACCGGCTGGGCGGCGACCCTGGTGGCGTGGGCGGGGGCGCTCACCGCGCTGCTGCTCGGCGGGGTGGCGCTCGCACAGCGGGACCTCAAGCAACTGCTCGCCGCGTCCACCTGCGCGCAGCTCGGCTTCATGGTGATGGCGGCGGGCCTGGGAGCCGTTGCCGGCGGAGCCGCGCACCTGGTGGCGCACGCCGCGGTCAAGAGCCTGTTGTTCCTCGGGGCGGGCGCCTGGCTGTTCTCGCTCGGCACCGAGAGCCTGGACGAGCTGCGGGGCGCAGCCCGTCGCCACCGTCTGGTCGGGGTGACGTTCGCGGTGGGCGCGCTTGCGCTGGCCGGGGTGCCTCCCTTGTCTCTCTGGCTCACCAAGGACGCCGTGTTGGCCTCAACGGACTCGCTCGCACTCTTCGTCGTGTCGCTCGGCGCCGCGTTGCTGGCCTCGGCGTACGCGGCCAAGGCGCTGATCGCGGTCTGGCGGGCCGGCGGGCCGGCGCAGCCCGACGCACGTGCGCTGAGCGCGCGGCAGCTCATGCCCCTGCCTGCCTTGGCCGCGGGCGCGGCGGTGCTGGGCGTCGTGGTGACGCCGTGGTCGTTCGGCGCATGGTCGCAACTGGTGGGCGGACCGGTCCGGCCCGGGCCCAGCGGCGGCGAGCTGGCGCTGTCAGGCGCGCTGTCCCTTGCGATCGTGATCGCGATGACCCGCCGTACGCACTGGCAGGCCGCCCGTCCCTGGAGCAGGTGGCTGCATCTCGAGACGGTGGCGGTGGCGCTGGTGTGGCGCCCGTTGATGTGGACGGCCTCCGCCGTGGCGTGGTTCGACGATCGGGTCGTCGCCGGAGCCGTACGAGCCGCGGGAGGGCTGGTCATGGCCGCCTCCCGCGTGGTCATGAAGCCCTTCGAGACCTGTGCGGACGGTGTCGTGGCAGGTGTCGCCGCCGTCGCCGCCCGGCTCGCCAGGCTGGTCCGCCGCCCTCAGACGGGGCAGATCCACACCTACTTCGCCCAGGCGGTGGCGGTGCTCATCGTCCTGGCGCTGATCATCGTGCTGATGGGGTGA
- a CDS encoding complex I subunit 4 family protein, which yields MLSVVIFLPLAAAALLVLPRLGRRAVLGIWIGAAAVDLALVLVMWLGYGSGIAHETRLRWIPSIGAGYHVGVDGLSLPLIAMTAVLFLLCAVYSVRETRRPRAYAALFLFLQTVCTGLFAALDLLLFFVFFDLSIVGMYFLIVGWGHGEARRSALQFFLYTFLGSLVLLLGFIGLFLAGGTFDMVELIQNPPAASALVLLAIGLGLAIKTPTVPVHTWLPPAHTDAPAAGSAILAGVLLKMGTYGLVRIAMPMMPQAWRAYAWVIIIVGVVSVLYGALAALAQENIKRLIAYTSVNHMGYIVLALGAAGLSSGASRAKDLAVTGAVTQMVSHGLLTGALFLLTGVLWDRARSYDAGRFGGIAANAPVFTALATVAAFGSLGLPGLSGFIAEFQIFIGVIGTGAIVAGALSILGILITAALFLRLLHRAFLGEPGELTGRMLEARPSEIAAVAPLLLLSLAIGIAPRWLLDLIEPASALVVSWVSR from the coding sequence GTGCTGTCCGTAGTGATCTTCCTTCCGCTGGCGGCGGCCGCGTTGCTCGTGCTGCCCCGGCTCGGTCGGCGTGCCGTCCTGGGGATCTGGATCGGCGCCGCCGCTGTGGACCTGGCCCTCGTCCTCGTCATGTGGCTCGGCTACGGCTCGGGTATCGCTCACGAGACGCGCCTGCGCTGGATCCCGTCCATCGGGGCCGGCTACCACGTGGGCGTGGACGGTCTGTCGCTGCCGCTCATCGCGATGACCGCCGTCCTGTTCCTGCTCTGCGCGGTGTACTCGGTCCGTGAGACGCGGCGACCACGCGCCTACGCCGCTCTCTTCCTGTTCCTCCAGACCGTGTGCACCGGCTTGTTCGCGGCGCTGGATCTGCTGCTGTTCTTCGTCTTCTTCGACCTGTCGATCGTCGGCATGTACTTCCTGATCGTCGGCTGGGGTCACGGCGAGGCACGCCGCTCGGCGCTGCAGTTCTTCCTCTACACCTTCCTCGGCTCGCTGGTGCTGCTGCTCGGCTTCATCGGCCTGTTCCTGGCCGGGGGCACCTTCGACATGGTCGAGCTGATCCAGAACCCGCCGGCCGCGAGCGCGCTGGTGCTGCTGGCCATCGGCCTGGGGCTGGCGATCAAGACTCCGACCGTGCCCGTGCACACCTGGCTGCCTCCGGCCCACACCGACGCACCGGCGGCCGGATCGGCGATCCTGGCCGGCGTACTGCTCAAAATGGGCACCTACGGGCTGGTACGGATCGCGATGCCGATGATGCCGCAGGCGTGGCGCGCCTACGCATGGGTGATCATCATCGTGGGCGTGGTCAGCGTGCTCTACGGAGCGCTGGCGGCGCTGGCACAGGAGAACATCAAACGGCTCATCGCCTACACCTCCGTCAACCACATGGGCTACATCGTGCTCGCCCTCGGCGCTGCGGGCCTGTCCTCCGGCGCCTCGCGGGCCAAGGACCTCGCCGTCACCGGCGCGGTCACCCAGATGGTCAGCCACGGCCTGCTCACGGGTGCGTTGTTCCTGCTGACCGGCGTGTTGTGGGACCGAGCCCGCAGCTACGACGCCGGCCGCTTCGGCGGGATCGCCGCGAACGCGCCCGTCTTCACAGCGCTCGCGACGGTGGCGGCCTTCGGCTCGCTGGGGCTGCCCGGGCTGTCCGGCTTCATCGCCGAGTTCCAGATCTTCATCGGAGTCATCGGCACCGGCGCCATCGTGGCAGGAGCGCTCAGCATTCTCGGGATCCTGATCACCGCCGCTCTGTTCCTGAGGCTGCTGCACCGGGCCTTCCTGGGCGAGCCTGGCGAGCTCACCGGACGCATGCTCGAAGCACGTCCATCGGAGATCGCGGCGGTGGCCCCGCTGCTCCTGCTCTCCCTGGCCATCGGCATCGCGCCCCGCTGGCTGCTCGATCTGATCGAGCCGGCTTCCGCTCTCGTCGTGTCGTGGGTGAGCCGATGA